Proteins from a genomic interval of Hornefia porci:
- a CDS encoding sensor histidine kinase, giving the protein MIKELRKKFVIVTMLLFAIVFTALFAVYCISDYYWNKYDTLYTLGEIAESDSFQEKLDDSDIETSGTNPIYAVTVKSDGTILRIQSSNGKYEKADIAKIVRGISAQDDDSYQWQDYLYYSASNKDGSSYIVFQDASMQSSDFRRMFKRIFFLLGGLLLLLGVSLYLSRFVTRPAEEMLRREKQFISDASHDLKTPVAAIRINAQVLADQESAGDAPVTAMNIGQPQNTESTGGDMPNAESAGDAKTPNRLSADSDRESSRQLVSNILTEAERMSRLISELLSFSYIEEKTLHMDQTVFSLSEGCEEVALSMESTAFEKNISLTYDIGENINYCGDGDALRRVCAILLDNAIEHTPENGDIQMTLREQGKHPVITVVNTGSSIPKADLPHIFERFYRVEKERNGKTGHFGLGLSIAKTIVEAHHGTITAKNDPGLITFTVRL; this is encoded by the coding sequence ATGATTAAAGAGCTGCGAAAAAAATTTGTTATCGTGACGATGCTGCTGTTCGCGATCGTATTCACCGCTCTGTTTGCGGTGTACTGCATCTCCGACTATTACTGGAACAAGTACGATACTTTGTACACCCTCGGAGAAATCGCGGAAAGCGACTCCTTCCAGGAGAAGCTGGACGATTCCGATATCGAGACCAGCGGGACCAATCCCATCTACGCCGTCACCGTGAAATCAGACGGGACCATCCTGCGTATCCAGTCCAGCAACGGAAAATATGAAAAGGCCGACATCGCGAAAATAGTCAGGGGCATCAGCGCGCAGGACGACGACTCCTACCAGTGGCAGGATTACCTGTATTACAGCGCCAGCAACAAAGACGGGTCCAGCTATATCGTCTTCCAGGACGCCTCCATGCAGTCCTCAGACTTTCGGCGGATGTTCAAGAGGATCTTCTTCCTGCTGGGCGGACTGCTCCTGCTGCTGGGCGTCAGTCTCTACCTTTCCAGGTTCGTGACCCGGCCCGCCGAGGAAATGCTGCGGCGTGAGAAGCAGTTCATCTCCGACGCCAGCCACGACCTGAAAACGCCGGTCGCCGCCATCCGCATCAATGCACAGGTCCTGGCGGATCAGGAATCGGCCGGGGACGCGCCGGTCACCGCGATGAACATCGGGCAGCCGCAGAACACAGAATCGACCGGCGGAGACATGCCGAACGCTGAATCGGCCGGGGACGCGAAAACCCCGAACCGGCTCTCTGCGGACAGTGACCGCGAGAGCAGCCGCCAGCTTGTCAGTAACATCCTGACCGAAGCAGAACGGATGAGCCGACTGATTTCAGAGCTGCTTTCCTTCTCCTACATAGAAGAAAAAACGCTGCACATGGATCAGACGGTGTTCTCCCTGTCGGAGGGATGCGAGGAAGTCGCACTGTCCATGGAAAGCACGGCCTTCGAGAAGAACATTTCTCTCACCTACGACATTGGGGAGAACATCAATTACTGTGGCGACGGCGACGCCCTCCGCCGGGTATGCGCCATTCTCCTGGACAACGCGATAGAACATACGCCGGAAAACGGGGACATTCAGATGACGCTGCGTGAACAGGGCAAACACCCCGTCATCACAGTCGTCAACACCGGCAGCTCAATCCCGAAGGCGGACCTTCCGCATATCTTTGAGCGCTTCTACCGCGTGGAAAAAGAGCGGAACGGAAAAACCGGACACTTCGGTCTCGGGCTCTCCATCGCCAAAACCATTGTCGAAGCCCATCACGGAACAATTACGGCGAAAAATGACCCCGGCCTGATCACCTTCACCGTCCGCCTGTGA